Proteins encoded by one window of Vampirovibrionales bacterium:
- the minE gene encoding cell division topological specificity factor MinE: MHDRTRLSPGTLEKMRDELVEVISRYVEIDKQALELNLESESNTIALVANIPIRSRDSGDDQTPGSGRGATSRRTLRV; the protein is encoded by the coding sequence ATGCACGACAGGACACGCCTTTCACCCGGCACGCTGGAAAAAATGCGCGATGAACTCGTCGAGGTAATTTCCCGTTACGTCGAGATCGACAAACAGGCGCTGGAACTGAATCTGGAGAGCGAATCCAATACCATTGCGCTGGTCGCAAATATCCCCATTCGCAGCCGCGACAGCGGCGACGACCAAACGCCCGGCTCCGGTCGTGGCGCGACGTCTCGTCGCACCCTTCGCGTATAG
- a CDS encoding uroporphyrinogen-III synthase, whose product MKTLLVTRPRAQAQAFIDALDAPDWAVACVQMIEITPLAPSRCHPPLASDPFQWVLFTSAQAVYALLGDDASTSETFLSAIGTAKFAAVGPATAEALSARQRTVAFMPRSYSALDAAREFSAAYPAPPALRLLWPCSALSSTDEIRQEMALAGHTLLPWPVYETRTRTGFEDADLTILNSPMHLIAFTSPSCVDALSQAVPLSPQAILAAIGPATARRVLQRYERCDIVAKTHTLKGLAEAVSAWLTRLASGPP is encoded by the coding sequence ATGAAAACCCTTCTCGTGACACGCCCGCGCGCTCAAGCGCAAGCGTTTATCGACGCGCTCGACGCCCCAGACTGGGCCGTGGCCTGCGTGCAGATGATTGAAATTACGCCGTTGGCGCCATCCCGTTGCCATCCGCCGTTGGCGTCGGACCCTTTTCAATGGGTGTTGTTTACGAGCGCGCAAGCCGTTTATGCGCTGTTGGGCGATGACGCTTCAACATCAGAAACTTTTTTATCTGCCATCGGTACGGCGAAATTTGCAGCCGTGGGCCCAGCCACAGCGGAAGCGTTGAGTGCGCGTCAGCGAACGGTTGCGTTTATGCCGCGTTCTTATTCGGCATTGGATGCGGCGCGGGAATTTTCGGCGGCGTACCCGGCCCCGCCAGCGCTTCGTTTGCTGTGGCCTTGCAGTGCGCTGTCATCGACTGACGAAATTCGCCAGGAGATGGCGCTTGCAGGCCATACCCTACTTCCGTGGCCGGTCTATGAAACGCGCACGCGGACTGGCTTTGAGGATGCAGATCTGACGATCCTGAACAGTCCCATGCATCTAATCGCCTTCACGAGCCCTTCTTGCGTCGATGCGCTATCGCAAGCCGTGCCGTTATCGCCGCAAGCGATTCTCGCAGCCATCGGGCCTGCGACGGCGCGACGCGTCTTGCAGCGATACGAACGCTGTGACATTGTCGCGAAAACCCATACGCTCAAAGGGTTGGCCGAAGCGGTCTCGGCTTGGCTTACGCGCTTGGCTTCGGGGCCGCCGTAA
- the glyQ gene encoding glycine--tRNA ligase subunit alpha, whose translation MTLTFQNAVERLNQFWARQGCVVQYPYDTEKGASTMNPATFLRVLGPEPWNVANVEPCRRPTDGRYGQNPNRLQHYFQYQVIMKPSPDNIQELYLESLTDLGIIAADHDIRFVEDNWESPTLGAWGVGWEVWLDGMEVTQFTYFQQAGGLDLKPISVEITYGVERLCMYLQNVESVFDVRWNDALTYGDLYLQNEIQQSTYNFEASSADRLSQIFDLYREEAESAIERELALPAYDCALKCSHLFNLLDARGAISKDERVQYILRIRQLAEKIAALYVQQREALGFPLIKTLTPA comes from the coding sequence ATGACTCTGACGTTTCAAAATGCCGTCGAACGGCTCAATCAATTCTGGGCGCGGCAAGGCTGCGTCGTCCAGTATCCGTATGACACGGAAAAAGGCGCCAGTACAATGAATCCCGCGACATTTCTGCGGGTACTGGGTCCTGAACCGTGGAACGTCGCTAATGTCGAGCCTTGCCGTCGTCCCACGGATGGTCGTTATGGACAGAATCCGAATCGGCTTCAGCATTACTTCCAGTATCAAGTAATTATGAAGCCTTCTCCGGACAATATTCAGGAACTGTATCTGGAAAGTCTGACGGACTTAGGCATCATCGCAGCCGATCACGATATCCGCTTTGTCGAGGACAACTGGGAATCGCCCACCTTAGGCGCTTGGGGCGTGGGATGGGAAGTCTGGCTCGACGGGATGGAAGTGACCCAGTTTACCTACTTCCAGCAGGCGGGCGGTCTGGATTTAAAGCCCATCAGCGTCGAAATTACTTACGGCGTCGAACGGCTGTGCATGTATCTCCAGAATGTCGAGAGCGTCTTTGATGTGCGTTGGAATGATGCGCTCACCTATGGCGATCTGTACTTGCAGAACGAGATTCAGCAATCGACCTACAACTTTGAAGCCTCCAGCGCCGATCGGCTGAGTCAGATTTTTGATCTGTACCGCGAAGAAGCCGAATCGGCCATTGAGCGCGAATTGGCGCTGCCCGCGTACGATTGCGCATTGAAATGCTCGCACCTGTTTAATCTGCTTGATGCGCGCGGGGCCATCAGCAAAGACGAGCGCGTTCAATACATTTTGCGGATTCGTCAACTCGCTGAGAAAATTGCGGCGCTCTATGTCCAGCAACGCGAAGCGCTGGGCTTTCCGCTAATCAAGACGCTGACGCCCGCTTAA
- a CDS encoding methylcrotonoyl-CoA carboxylase yields MERLETQLDARSERFEENARQMRELVNDFKTRMATARLGGGEALIERHRARGKLTARDRIEQLLDPGAPFLELSPLAAAGLYNDEAPGAGLVTGIGRIQNRPCMIVANDATVKGGAYFPLTVKKHLRAQEVAEACHLPCVYLVDSGGAFLPLQAEVFPDRDHFGRIFYHQARMSAKGIPQISVVMGSCTAGGAYVPAMSDETVIVREQGTIFLGGPPLVKAATGETVTAEELGGADVHCRTSGVADYYAHDDAEALAMARHIVETLAPPADLASVLMDADPEPPAYDPGDLYGVIPADPRQAFDVREVIARLVDGSRFQEFKALYGQTLVCGFARLWGMPVGILANNGVLFSQSALKGAHFIELCAQRQTPLIFLQNITGFMVGRAAETAGIAKDGAKLVMAVANADVPKFTVIIGGSYGAGNYGMCGRAYDPNLLLMWPNARISVMGGEQAANVLLTVKREQRAAGGEAPMSPEEEAAILEPILEKYARESHALYSTARLWDDGVIDPVDTRMALALGLAAARCAPPQPTRFGVFRM; encoded by the coding sequence ATGGAACGTTTAGAAACCCAGTTGGATGCGCGCAGCGAGCGTTTTGAAGAAAACGCCCGCCAGATGCGGGAACTCGTCAACGATTTTAAAACCCGGATGGCGACCGCCCGCTTGGGTGGAGGCGAAGCGCTGATTGAGCGGCATCGCGCGCGTGGGAAACTTACTGCGCGCGATCGCATTGAGCAGTTGCTGGATCCCGGGGCCCCGTTTCTTGAGCTGAGCCCGTTGGCCGCCGCAGGCCTGTATAACGATGAAGCCCCCGGCGCAGGTCTGGTAACGGGGATAGGCCGTATTCAAAACCGCCCGTGTATGATCGTCGCCAATGACGCGACGGTGAAGGGCGGGGCGTATTTCCCCCTGACGGTCAAAAAGCATTTGCGCGCGCAGGAAGTCGCAGAGGCCTGCCACCTGCCCTGCGTGTATCTGGTAGATTCTGGCGGGGCTTTTCTGCCGCTTCAGGCTGAGGTTTTCCCTGATCGTGACCATTTTGGGCGAATTTTCTACCATCAGGCGCGGATGTCTGCCAAAGGGATCCCGCAGATTTCTGTGGTGATGGGCTCTTGTACGGCTGGCGGTGCGTATGTGCCTGCCATGAGCGACGAAACGGTGATTGTCCGCGAACAGGGCACTATATTCCTGGGCGGTCCGCCGCTGGTGAAGGCGGCGACAGGCGAGACGGTGACGGCTGAAGAATTGGGCGGGGCGGACGTCCACTGCCGAACCTCCGGCGTGGCGGATTATTACGCCCACGATGATGCGGAAGCCCTCGCCATGGCGCGTCATATTGTTGAGACCCTCGCGCCTCCCGCCGACCTGGCCTCCGTGCTGATGGACGCAGATCCTGAACCCCCGGCGTATGATCCGGGCGACCTGTATGGCGTGATTCCGGCGGATCCGCGCCAGGCGTTTGACGTGCGCGAGGTGATTGCTCGCCTTGTCGACGGCAGTCGTTTTCAGGAATTCAAGGCCTTGTATGGCCAGACCCTGGTATGCGGGTTTGCGCGCCTGTGGGGCATGCCGGTTGGAATTCTGGCGAATAATGGCGTTCTGTTCTCGCAAAGCGCTCTTAAAGGCGCGCATTTCATCGAGTTGTGCGCGCAGCGGCAAACGCCATTGATATTTTTGCAAAATATTACAGGTTTTATGGTCGGTCGCGCCGCCGAAACCGCCGGTATCGCCAAAGACGGCGCCAAGCTCGTGATGGCGGTCGCCAATGCTGATGTGCCAAAATTCACGGTGATTATCGGGGGGTCGTACGGCGCTGGAAATTACGGCATGTGCGGCCGGGCCTACGATCCCAATCTGTTGCTGATGTGGCCCAACGCGCGAATTTCCGTGATGGGCGGCGAGCAGGCCGCAAACGTGTTACTCACCGTTAAGCGCGAGCAGCGCGCCGCTGGCGGCGAAGCGCCCATGTCGCCGGAAGAGGAAGCCGCTATTCTCGAACCCATTCTGGAGAAATACGCGCGAGAAAGCCATGCGCTCTACAGCACAGCGCGTCTGTGGGACGATGGCGTGATTGATCCCGTCGATACGCGAATGGCGCTGGCGCTCGGCCTGGCCGCCGCCCGCTGCGCGCCCCCTCAACCCACTCGTTTTGGCGTATTCCGGATGTAA
- a CDS encoding alanine--glyoxylate aminotransferase family protein: protein MKTPEQLMIPGPTPLPDAVREAMARPAIGHRGGEFKKVLERVFPALQWVFQTQNDVFLITASGTAAMEAAMMNTLNAGDSILVLSCGVFSERWAETAELLGVRVTRQTVPYGQANSVESLRQALNEDRDKTFKAVVITHSETSTSIQNPLKEMAALIRAHGALSIVDAVTSLTASPLPVDEWELDLVASGSQKGLMIPPGLSFLSVSPRAWEAFQRCERPGLYFNFKKYKKAQDDFTTPYTPATHLILALDVALQMMLEEGLEACHARHLAHRDAIRNGARALGLQLLVADDALASAAVTAILPPQGVSVDDIRAALKKRFGIIVANGQKDLKGKIFRIGHLGFQSERDIRMTLDALKAVLADLGYCPEPTQRSGQALSV from the coding sequence ATGAAAACGCCCGAACAACTCATGATTCCCGGCCCGACCCCCTTGCCTGACGCGGTACGCGAGGCCATGGCGCGCCCTGCGATTGGGCACCGGGGCGGCGAGTTCAAAAAGGTATTGGAGCGGGTGTTTCCGGCGCTTCAGTGGGTATTTCAAACCCAGAATGACGTGTTTCTGATCACCGCCAGCGGTACGGCCGCGATGGAAGCCGCCATGATGAACACTCTTAATGCGGGCGACTCGATTCTGGTTCTCTCGTGCGGCGTCTTCAGCGAACGCTGGGCAGAAACAGCCGAATTACTGGGCGTGCGCGTGACGCGCCAGACGGTTCCTTACGGACAGGCCAATTCGGTCGAAAGCCTGCGTCAGGCGTTGAACGAAGATCGCGATAAAACCTTTAAAGCCGTGGTGATTACCCACAGCGAAACGTCCACCTCGATTCAAAACCCATTAAAAGAAATGGCGGCGCTGATTCGCGCCCATGGGGCGTTGTCGATCGTGGATGCCGTTACCAGTCTGACGGCGTCGCCTTTGCCGGTGGACGAATGGGAACTTGATTTGGTCGCCAGCGGCAGTCAAAAGGGTCTGATGATTCCCCCGGGGCTTTCGTTTTTATCCGTAAGCCCGCGCGCGTGGGAAGCGTTTCAGCGCTGCGAGCGCCCGGGTCTGTATTTCAATTTTAAAAAATATAAAAAGGCTCAAGACGATTTCACCACACCCTATACGCCGGCCACGCACCTTATTCTGGCGCTGGATGTGGCCTTGCAAATGATGCTGGAAGAAGGCCTGGAGGCTTGTCATGCGCGTCATTTGGCGCATCGCGACGCCATTCGCAACGGCGCCCGCGCCTTGGGGCTTCAACTGCTGGTGGCAGATGACGCACTGGCCAGCGCCGCCGTCACGGCGATTTTGCCGCCGCAAGGCGTCTCAGTAGACGATATCCGCGCCGCCCTTAAAAAGCGCTTCGGAATTATCGTCGCCAATGGCCAGAAAGATCTCAAAGGCAAGATCTTCCGGATCGGTCATCTGGGTTTTCAGAGCGAACGCGACATCCGCATGACGCTGGATGCGTTAAAGGCCGTCCTTGCGGACCTCGGCTATTGCCCGGAGCCCACGCAACGCAGCGGACAAGCGCTCAGCGTTTAA
- a CDS encoding M48 family metallopeptidase: protein MMIMMKRWLLSAFALTLFMSFMLGGASTFAQAAPSAQYEGRVETQVSVSAAAEQAQAEALLQRILSANGLSAQKVAGIRLTPDKTLNAATDGRQIVFTQELWRVLKTDDQRAFVISHELSHITQQHVPKTQLRRLGLLAFGRWAQSRFSRDGALTGPLLNTATQAGLALTELTFSRQQEYGADEMGIQYLTRAGFKPQAAIETLEVLDRASPTRTPQFMLSHPLSKNRIRELSRRYQTQAPR, encoded by the coding sequence ATGATGATCATGATGAAACGATGGCTTTTATCCGCGTTCGCGCTGACGTTGTTCATGAGCTTTATGCTGGGCGGCGCTTCAACGTTTGCTCAGGCGGCTCCTTCGGCGCAGTACGAAGGGCGCGTGGAGACGCAGGTTTCGGTCAGTGCCGCCGCAGAGCAGGCGCAAGCAGAAGCGTTGCTGCAGCGCATCCTTTCGGCCAATGGCTTGTCTGCTCAAAAAGTTGCTGGCATTCGTCTGACTCCAGATAAAACCCTGAACGCCGCTACTGACGGACGGCAAATCGTTTTTACCCAGGAACTCTGGCGCGTCCTGAAAACTGATGATCAGCGCGCCTTCGTGATTAGTCACGAGCTTTCCCATATTACCCAGCAACACGTCCCCAAGACGCAATTACGCCGTTTGGGTCTACTGGCGTTTGGACGTTGGGCCCAGAGCCGCTTTTCGCGGGATGGCGCTTTGACCGGCCCACTGCTTAATACGGCAACGCAAGCGGGTTTGGCATTGACTGAACTGACGTTTTCGCGTCAGCAGGAGTACGGCGCGGATGAAATGGGCATTCAGTATTTGACGCGGGCAGGTTTCAAGCCGCAGGCGGCTATTGAAACCCTGGAAGTCCTGGACCGCGCTTCGCCAACCCGTACGCCTCAGTTTATGCTGAGCCATCCGCTCAGTAAGAACCGCATTCGTGAGCTATCGAGACGCTACCAGACGCAAGCCCCGCGCTAG
- a CDS encoding Mrp/NBP35 family ATP-binding protein, which translates to MTDSPSPAPASDVSREAVLAALATVNDPDIRRPLTELGMIDNLTVCGGNVRFEIKLTTTACPLKQKIREDAEAAVRVVPGVSAVHAEFSSKTVTLGAKPPAQAPIEGIRNIIAVSSGKGGVGKTTVAVNLACAMAAEGARVGILDADIYGPNVPLMMGLGGAKLAQDLPTGKLLPPESHGVKVISMAFLVKDNQPVVWRGPMLDKVIRQFLTDVAWGELDYLIIDLPPGTGDAQLTIIQATPVVGAVIVTTPQPVAILDSRKGLAMFANANVPIFGIVENMSYYPLPDGSRDYLFGSGGGEAAARELDVPFLGALPLHSRLRSEADEGRPIVVSDPESDSASILRGVAHQVVAQICARGLSDASAPAALQPCAEPSTCGVTH; encoded by the coding sequence ATGACCGATTCCCCTTCTCCCGCTCCTGCTTCGGATGTTTCGCGCGAGGCCGTGCTGGCGGCGCTGGCTACTGTGAACGATCCCGACATCCGACGCCCGTTGACCGAACTGGGGATGATCGACAACCTGACCGTCTGCGGTGGGAACGTGCGCTTTGAGATTAAGCTGACGACAACGGCCTGTCCCCTGAAGCAGAAGATTCGCGAGGATGCGGAGGCCGCCGTCCGCGTTGTTCCTGGCGTGAGCGCCGTTCACGCTGAATTTTCCAGTAAAACCGTCACGCTGGGCGCAAAGCCCCCGGCGCAGGCCCCGATCGAAGGAATTCGCAATATTATCGCGGTTTCCAGCGGCAAGGGCGGCGTGGGCAAAACCACCGTCGCTGTGAATCTGGCTTGCGCCATGGCCGCTGAAGGCGCTCGCGTCGGCATTCTCGACGCTGATATTTACGGGCCTAACGTCCCCTTGATGATGGGACTGGGCGGCGCCAAACTGGCGCAGGATTTGCCAACTGGCAAGCTCCTGCCGCCGGAAAGCCACGGCGTCAAGGTCATCAGTATGGCCTTTCTGGTGAAGGACAATCAACCGGTGGTCTGGCGCGGGCCGATGCTGGATAAGGTCATTCGTCAGTTTTTGACTGATGTCGCCTGGGGAGAGCTGGATTATCTGATTATCGATCTTCCGCCCGGCACTGGCGATGCGCAACTGACGATTATTCAGGCCACCCCGGTGGTAGGCGCCGTCATCGTCACCACGCCGCAGCCGGTTGCGATTCTCGATAGCCGTAAAGGTCTGGCGATGTTTGCCAACGCCAATGTGCCGATTTTCGGCATTGTTGAGAACATGAGCTACTATCCTTTGCCTGACGGCAGCCGCGATTATCTGTTCGGTTCAGGCGGCGGGGAAGCTGCAGCGCGCGAACTCGATGTACCGTTTTTGGGCGCGTTGCCCCTGCATTCTCGCCTTCGTTCGGAAGCAGACGAGGGCCGCCCTATTGTCGTGTCCGATCCCGAATCTGACTCCGCGTCCATCCTGCGAGGAGTTGCGCATCAAGTGGTCGCGCAAATCTGCGCTCGCGGTCTGTCAGACGCGTCCGCGCCTGCCGCCTTGCAGCCCTGTGCGGAACCCTCGACATGCGGGGTAACCCATTAA
- the nadA gene encoding quinolinate synthase NadA, producing the protein MISAIEHKQAMIQEIRALKRERNAVILAHLYERVDVQDVADHHGDSLGLSQIAAQTDAEVIVFCGVHFMAETAKLLSPQKTVYLANPHAGCPMADMITEGDLKAFQEAHPGLPTIAYVNTSAAVKALSDYCCTSANASDVVRFAAQERGVDEVLFVPDRNLARYAQTQVPEVRVTYFDGFCPTHMRMEPEDVLKLKREYPQAVILAHPECDDPIKDMADFIGSTTAIVQAAKASDRHVFIVCTEDGVSQRLAADCPDKLFFTPTRASAICPNMKLTRLENVLKTLRGDNTPIEIAPALFTAARACIDSMLRIPRGESLRLAGAASS; encoded by the coding sequence ATGATATCGGCGATCGAACATAAGCAGGCGATGATTCAAGAAATTCGCGCCCTCAAGCGCGAACGCAATGCCGTCATTCTGGCGCATCTTTATGAGCGCGTCGACGTGCAGGATGTGGCCGATCACCATGGCGACTCCCTGGGCCTGTCCCAAATCGCCGCCCAAACGGACGCCGAGGTTATTGTGTTTTGTGGCGTTCACTTTATGGCGGAAACCGCCAAACTGCTCTCGCCGCAAAAAACCGTGTACCTGGCCAATCCGCACGCGGGTTGCCCGATGGCCGACATGATTACCGAAGGAGATCTCAAGGCCTTTCAGGAGGCGCATCCGGGGCTGCCGACCATTGCGTATGTCAACACTTCTGCCGCCGTCAAAGCGCTATCCGATTATTGCTGCACCAGCGCCAACGCCTCTGACGTAGTGCGTTTTGCGGCCCAGGAGCGCGGAGTTGACGAGGTCCTGTTTGTCCCCGATCGCAATTTGGCCCGATACGCCCAGACTCAGGTCCCCGAGGTTCGCGTGACGTATTTTGACGGGTTCTGCCCCACCCATATGCGAATGGAGCCGGAAGACGTTCTCAAGCTCAAGCGCGAGTATCCGCAAGCCGTCATTCTGGCGCACCCGGAATGCGACGACCCAATTAAAGACATGGCCGATTTTATTGGCAGTACGACCGCCATTGTTCAGGCTGCCAAAGCCAGCGACCGCCATGTGTTTATCGTCTGTACGGAAGACGGCGTCAGCCAGCGTCTGGCGGCAGACTGCCCGGACAAACTGTTTTTTACCCCGACCCGCGCCTCGGCGATTTGTCCTAACATGAAGCTGACGCGTTTGGAGAACGTTTTGAAAACCCTGCGCGGCGACAACACGCCCATCGAAATTGCGCCCGCACTTTTTACGGCTGCGCGCGCGTGTATCGATTCCATGCTGCGGATTCCGCGCGGAGAATCTTTAAGGCTGGCAGGCGCGGCGTCTTCCTGA
- a CDS encoding HU family DNA-binding protein: protein MNKEELVQEVAKKTKYSQKQVAEILSQTLETVQKSVAKGKKVTLVGFGTFEPRKRAARTGRNPQTGKELKIPAKVVPAFSAGKKFKELVSKK, encoded by the coding sequence ATGAATAAAGAAGAATTGGTACAAGAGGTCGCCAAAAAGACCAAATATTCGCAAAAGCAGGTCGCTGAGATTCTGAGTCAAACCTTGGAAACCGTACAGAAGTCGGTCGCCAAAGGTAAAAAAGTCACTCTGGTTGGCTTTGGGACGTTTGAACCTCGCAAACGCGCCGCTCGTACGGGCCGCAACCCGCAAACGGGCAAGGAGCTGAAGATTCCTGCCAAAGTGGTGCCCGCTTTCTCCGCTGGCAAAAAGTTCAAGGAACTCGTCTCCAAAAAGTAG
- a CDS encoding HAD family hydrolase, which translates to MTIAVFLDRDGTLNQEAGYIREIDKLTLIPGAAQAVRRLNDAGLLSVLTTNQSGVARGFYDEAHILALHARLAQLLEAQAGARLDAYYYCPFHERGVVEAYRQDSPLRKPATGMIDRACEAFPAIDRARSFVVGDKPSDVSFAVNAGCRSVMLKTGYGARALAGQYQQMIHPPERICDSIVEAVDWILSQTATAHAAIEANPTAAPPQGG; encoded by the coding sequence ATGACCATCGCTGTATTTTTGGACCGGGACGGCACGCTGAATCAGGAAGCCGGCTATATCCGCGAGATAGACAAGCTGACGCTGATTCCCGGCGCGGCGCAGGCGGTTCGTCGACTGAATGACGCCGGATTGCTGAGCGTGTTGACGACCAATCAATCTGGGGTAGCGCGCGGATTCTACGACGAGGCGCATATTCTGGCGCTGCACGCCCGACTCGCCCAGTTGCTGGAGGCGCAAGCCGGCGCCCGACTCGACGCCTATTACTATTGCCCTTTCCATGAGCGGGGCGTCGTTGAAGCCTATCGTCAGGACAGCCCGCTGCGAAAACCCGCCACCGGCATGATTGATCGCGCCTGTGAGGCCTTTCCTGCGATCGACCGCGCACGCTCGTTTGTGGTGGGCGACAAACCGAGCGACGTCTCTTTCGCCGTCAATGCGGGTTGCCGCTCGGTGATGCTTAAAACAGGCTACGGCGCGCGCGCCTTGGCTGGGCAGTACCAGCAGATGATTCATCCGCCGGAGCGAATCTGCGACTCTATCGTCGAGGCCGTTGACTGGATTCTGTCTCAAACGGCGACGGCTCATGCCGCCATCGAGGCCAATCCGACGGCTGCGCCGCCTCAAGGCGGATAG
- the rpsE gene encoding 30S ribosomal protein S5 — translation MEPSARQNPNPSQGAPGAAGADSEWQEKVIQIRRVTKVVKGGKKLSFRAVVIVGNGKGLVGLGIGKSNEVIGAIQKGVAEARKHLVSVRIHKKTIPHMVKSKAGGSLMVMRPASEGTGVIAGGAARAVFELAGVENILSKSLGSNSPLNVARAAIKGLEELRTFEEIARNRGFSSVKEMLV, via the coding sequence ATGGAACCTTCGGCCAGACAAAACCCAAATCCGAGTCAGGGCGCCCCGGGCGCGGCTGGCGCTGATAGCGAATGGCAAGAAAAGGTCATTCAGATTCGCCGCGTGACCAAAGTCGTTAAAGGCGGCAAAAAACTGAGCTTCCGGGCCGTCGTCATTGTCGGCAACGGCAAAGGCCTGGTCGGCCTCGGCATTGGCAAGTCCAATGAAGTCATCGGCGCCATCCAGAAAGGCGTCGCGGAAGCCCGCAAACACTTGGTTTCCGTACGGATTCACAAGAAAACCATTCCGCATATGGTGAAATCGAAAGCCGGCGGCAGTTTGATGGTGATGCGCCCCGCATCGGAAGGCACCGGCGTCATTGCCGGCGGCGCCGCGCGCGCTGTATTTGAATTAGCGGGCGTGGAAAACATTCTGTCCAAGTCGCTCGGATCAAATTCGCCCCTGAACGTGGCGCGCGCCGCCATCAAGGGGCTGGAAGAGCTGCGGACGTTTGAAGAGATTGCCCGTAACCGCGGCTTCTCTTCCGTAAAAGAAATGTTGGTCTAA
- the rpmD gene encoding 50S ribosomal protein L30, whose protein sequence is MPKSGKKLNIRLTRSLIGRPMTQKKIAIALGLRKSNDLVSHDDSPTIRGMVNKISHLITVEVA, encoded by the coding sequence ATGCCAAAATCCGGCAAAAAATTGAATATCCGCCTGACGCGCAGCCTGATCGGACGCCCGATGACGCAAAAGAAAATCGCCATCGCGCTCGGCTTGAGAAAGTCCAACGATCTCGTGTCGCACGACGATTCGCCCACTATCCGTGGGATGGTCAACAAAATTTCGCACCTGATTACGGTGGAGGTCGCTTAA
- the rplO gene encoding 50S ribosomal protein L15, translating into MSSSAPAQSAEALNLSNVRPAKGAVKNRLRVGRGRASGAGKTCNRGHNGEGQRSGQSRKRGFEGGQMPQYRKMPKIGKFFQPRVSKWLELNVGDLPRVLAVGETALTYEVLRERGFLRPGMEGLRLLGKGECDRKVTVHAHHVTAGAREKIEAAGGAIELAKAP; encoded by the coding sequence ATGTCTTCTTCCGCGCCTGCGCAATCCGCAGAAGCTCTTAATCTCAGCAACGTGCGCCCCGCAAAGGGAGCCGTTAAAAATCGCCTGCGCGTCGGTCGCGGTCGCGCCTCCGGGGCGGGCAAAACCTGTAACCGCGGGCATAACGGCGAAGGCCAGCGCTCTGGACAATCGCGCAAGCGGGGTTTTGAGGGCGGTCAAATGCCGCAATACCGCAAGATGCCCAAAATCGGCAAGTTTTTTCAACCGCGCGTCAGCAAATGGCTTGAACTGAACGTGGGCGACTTGCCGCGCGTACTGGCGGTCGGCGAAACGGCGTTGACGTATGAAGTCCTTCGCGAGCGCGGCTTTTTGCGCCCGGGAATGGAAGGTCTGCGTCTACTGGGCAAGGGCGAATGCGACCGTAAGGTAACGGTGCATGCGCACCATGTTACGGCGGGCGCACGCGAAAAAATTGAAGCCGCAGGCGGCGCCATCGAGCTGGCCAAAGCCCCCTAA